The Rhododendron vialii isolate Sample 1 chromosome 8a, ASM3025357v1 genome has a window encoding:
- the LOC131335751 gene encoding uncharacterized protein LOC131335751, whose translation MDSVSNSISFIRDWRSLSLSLSPSHFHCVNTLHSLRNILYYIYSSIPTLSLFFGPPSPSLTLTQAGSPGVCRSRENKAAMAACGEKRDGVSISVSDSVVCPKPRRIGILNPSLNEQSRPSRWHANYQTEISDSKAGMELLDIILIKGSYNVEKSITQVASSPPFFSGSPPSRASNPLIQDSQFRNKEFSPLSPLSYQAPNLVSSPSSSARKGGSCARVKFGQKPAAVRVEGFDCISRDRRSISAVA comes from the exons ATGGATAGCGTATCGAATTCTATCTCTTTTATCCGTGATTggcgttctctctctctctctctctctccttcccatTTTCACTGCGTCAACACTTTACACTCTTTGCGCAATATACTATACTATATATATTCCTCTATCCCCACGTTATCTCTCTTCTTCGGTCCTCCCTCTCCGTCCCTAACCCTCACCCAGGCAGGCAGCCCag GCGTTTGCAGATCTCGAGAAAATAAAGCCGCCATGGCTGCCTGTGGAGAGAAGAGGGATGGAGTCTCGATCTCTGTTTCCGATTCCGTCGTTTGCCCCAAACCTCGTAGAATCGGAATTTTGAATCCCTCCTTAAACGAACAATCCAGACCTTCTAGATGGCATGCCAA TTACCAAACAGAGATCTCTGACTCAAAAGCAGGGATGGAACTTCTTGACATCATACTAATCAAG GGGAGCTATAATGTGGAAAAATCCATTACTCAAGTGGCTTCGTCGCCACCATTTTTCAGCGGGTCTCCACCAAGCAGGGCTTCGAACCCTTTGATTCAGGACTCCCAATTTCGAAACAAGGAGTTTAGTCCACTATCTCCGTTGTCGTACCAGGCACCAAATCTGGTATCCTCTCCATCCTCATCTGCACGTAAAGGTGGTTCATGTGCTCGGGTAAAATTTGGGCAAAAGCCAGCTGCAGTGAGAGTTGAGGGATTTGATTGCATAAGCCGAGATCGCCGAAGCATCTCGGCTGTAGCCTAA